The following are encoded together in the Salvia hispanica cultivar TCC Black 2014 chromosome 6, UniMelb_Shisp_WGS_1.0, whole genome shotgun sequence genome:
- the LOC125195034 gene encoding bifunctional endo-1,4-beta-xylanase XylA-like codes for MEAETFYLFYVGANPESKDLMNSSSGGNFTKNKASEAREIMGRLIDAKKAYDNPCTIMRRSSTNVVKEKEGEGVGDRIDRLEKALLSAIEKKNSPASREKEKSLGEFQAQVNAVGNWNQNNQNTSWNQWKIKEAPWRDNPYFRWADGNQQLQLQYPGPAETQQNWPNRNQEGPQHNNSNWSRKNQEGPNNWSYRNQGDQSNWSNRNQSNQGNSYVPPHQRNATGNNKNFQHNHQGNQGSGNQFSNNQGGRGNYFPNQGSGPNHNQGSSSNQPNYRPQRNLDDMVHDLVSSQQHMQNNMHANNDVVHKIQDAQQEQKSAMDMLAK; via the exons ATGGAGGCTGAGACATTTTACTTATTCTATGTAGGAGCCAATCCTGAGTCTAAGgatttgatgaattcctcgagcggggggaATTTCACTAAGAACAAGGCAAGTGAAGCACGTGAGATTATGGGAAGGTTAATAGATGCAAAGAAGGCGTATGATAACCCATGTACTATCATGAGGAGAAGCTCAACTAATGTAGTAAAGgagaaagaaggagaagggGTTGGAGACAGAATAGATCGTCTGGAGAAGGCACTTCTAAGCgctattgaaaagaaaaattcccCAGCCTCGCGGGAAAAGGAAAAGTCGCTAG GAGAATTCCAAGCCCAGGTGAACGCAGTGGGGAATTGGAATCAGAATAACCAGAATACAAGCTGGAATCAGTGGAAGATCAAAGAGGCCCCATGGAGAGACAACCCTTATTTCAGATGGGCTGATGGGAACCAACAGCTTCAACTACAGTACCCAGGTCCAGCAGAAACCCAACAGAATTGGCCTAACCGTAATCAAGAAGGGCCACAGCACAACAACTCGAATTGGTCAAGGAAGAATCAAGAAGGGCCGAACAACTGGAGTTACCGCAATCAAGGGGATCAATCCAATTGGAGCAATAGGAACCAGAGTAATCAAGGGAATTCTTATGTGCCACCACACCAGAGGAATGCCACGGGGAACAATAAGAATTTCCAGCATAACcaccaagggaatcaagggtcagGAAATCAATTCAGCAACAATCAGGGAGGTCGAGGAAACTATTTCCCGAATCAGGGGAGTGGACCGAACCATAATCAAGGGTCAAGTTCCAATCAGCCAAACTATAGGCCTCAGAGGAATCTGGATGATATGGTACACGACCTAGTCAGCTCTCAACAACATATGCAGAACAACATGCATGCCAATAATGATGTGgtacataaaattcaagatgCACAACAGGAGCAGAAGTCTGCCATGGACATGTTGGCCAAGTAA